From the genome of Pelobacter propionicus DSM 2379, one region includes:
- the thiD gene encoding bifunctional hydroxymethylpyrimidine kinase/phosphomethylpyrimidine kinase produces the protein MSDSGKPFRLVVNRNTHSSPITGVYLVTDQDDDLVERVSTALKGGVSALQYRAKGKERCHCLSEAAELKRLCRDFGVAFIVNDDMLLAKVLEADGVHLGQDDGSVAQARALLGPDSIIGKSTHDLREALEAEAEGADYIGFGSMYPTTSKSVSHLPGTTGLMEIRDRIRLPIVAIGGITPANACRVVDAGADALAVISSVLSSPRPDVAVTELKLLFNRRRPLPRGAVLTVAGSDSGGGAGIQADIKTITLLGSYAASVLTALTAQNTRGVSSIHGLPPSFVMDQLDSVLADIPIDVIKTGMLHTPAIVSALAERLGERTTLLPLVIDPVMIAKGGAALMEREAAQTFLEQLMPLAYLLTPNIPETERLLGRTIQNEAETEQAARDLHALGAANVLIKGGHMGGRLSTDILFDGRECHHFSVERVFTSNTHGTGCTYASAIAAFLAQGEPLRTAVERAKQFITAAIQLARPLGRGHSPVNHFAAAQQTAAHPLS, from the coding sequence ATGAGCGACTCAGGCAAACCGTTCCGTCTCGTCGTCAACAGGAACACGCATTCCTCGCCCATCACGGGAGTCTATCTGGTTACCGACCAGGACGACGATCTGGTAGAACGGGTGTCGACGGCCCTCAAGGGGGGCGTCTCGGCTCTGCAGTATCGCGCCAAGGGGAAGGAGCGTTGCCACTGCCTCTCCGAGGCCGCCGAACTGAAGCGACTCTGCCGCGACTTCGGGGTGGCCTTCATCGTCAACGACGACATGCTGCTGGCCAAGGTACTGGAGGCGGACGGCGTCCACCTGGGTCAGGACGACGGCAGCGTTGCCCAGGCCCGCGCCCTGCTGGGCCCGGACAGCATCATCGGCAAATCGACCCACGACCTGCGGGAGGCCTTGGAGGCGGAAGCCGAGGGGGCCGACTACATCGGATTCGGTTCCATGTATCCCACCACCAGCAAATCGGTCAGCCACCTGCCGGGGACGACCGGCCTGATGGAGATCCGCGACCGGATCAGGCTCCCCATCGTGGCCATCGGCGGCATCACCCCCGCCAATGCCTGTCGGGTGGTGGATGCTGGCGCCGACGCCCTGGCGGTGATCTCCTCGGTGCTCTCCTCCCCGCGGCCGGACGTGGCTGTGACGGAACTAAAGCTGCTCTTCAACCGCAGGCGCCCCCTGCCCCGCGGCGCGGTGCTGACGGTGGCCGGCAGCGATTCCGGCGGCGGCGCGGGCATCCAGGCCGACATCAAGACCATCACCCTGTTGGGGAGTTATGCCGCCAGCGTGCTCACCGCCCTGACCGCCCAGAACACCCGCGGTGTTTCATCCATCCACGGCCTGCCCCCCTCCTTCGTCATGGATCAGCTGGACAGCGTGCTGGCGGACATCCCCATCGACGTGATAAAGACCGGGATGCTGCATACGCCGGCCATCGTCTCGGCCTTGGCGGAACGGCTAGGGGAACGGACCACCCTGCTGCCGCTGGTGATCGACCCGGTCATGATCGCCAAGGGGGGAGCGGCCCTGATGGAGCGCGAGGCGGCCCAGACCTTTCTGGAGCAGTTGATGCCGCTGGCCTACCTGCTCACCCCCAATATCCCCGAGACGGAGCGCCTCCTGGGGAGAACGATCCAGAACGAGGCCGAAACCGAGCAGGCTGCCCGGGACCTGCATGCCCTGGGAGCGGCCAATGTGCTGATCAAGGGGGGGCACATGGGTGGCAGGCTCTCCACCGACATCCTCTTCGACGGCAGAGAATGCCATCACTTCAGCGTCGAGCGGGTATTCACCAGCAACACCCACGGCACCGGCTGCACCTACGCCTCGGCCATAGCCGCATTCCTGGCCCAGGGAGAACCGCTGCGGACGGCCGTGGAACGGGCCAAGCAGTTCATCACCGCAGCGATTCAGCTGGCCCGCCCCCTGGGCAGGGGACACAGCCCGGTCAACCATTTCGCGGCGGCCCAGCAGACCGCAGCGCATCCACTATCCTAG
- the tkt gene encoding transketolase, whose product MQQTAISATEARLCADAIRFLSVDAVEQANSGHPGLPMGAADCAFALWGNYLNFNPADPCWPNRDRFVLSAGHGSMLLYSLLHLFGYDLPLDELKNFRQWGSKTPGHPEFGHTVGVEVTTGPLGQGFANGVGMAIAAKMAAERFNTTDFKPVDHTIYALAGDGCLQEGISYEAAALAGHLKLGNLVYIYDDNGITIEGKTNLAWSEDVAGRFTACGWHVQKIDGHDYGQITAAIAAAKAETGCPSLIIATTHIAFGSPAKQDSSGAHGSPLGKDEIAATRANLGWSHAPFQVPQEVRDICGGRVEQLKQRYDEWQRGFAAWRSANPDKALLWDQMWSKPLPPNLTDELINAVAGKAGATRSLSGAVLQKVASLLPALAGGSADLAPSNNSDIKGAASVQPGAFAGRNLHFGIREHAMGAIMNGMALYGCFIPYGATFLVFSDYCRSAVRLAALMNLRLVYLFTHDSFFVGEDGPTHQPIEQTASLRMIPGLQVIRPADGLETALAWNAALNYTNGPTALILSRQNLPVIARGSGFCTTDVLKGGYPVASPEGAPDAVIMASGSEVHVAQEAAELLAAQGVVARVVSVPCLETFMAQPQSYRDGLLPAGIPRIAVEAGRGESWGRLLGCDGLFIGIEHFGASAPGDVLARQFGLTPPQVAEKIAVFLKR is encoded by the coding sequence ATGCAACAGACAGCGATTTCAGCGACCGAGGCACGGCTCTGCGCCGATGCGATCCGTTTTCTCTCCGTCGATGCGGTGGAACAGGCGAATTCCGGTCACCCCGGTCTCCCCATGGGAGCGGCCGACTGCGCCTTTGCCCTGTGGGGAAACTACCTGAATTTCAATCCGGCCGATCCCTGTTGGCCCAACCGGGACCGTTTCGTGCTCTCGGCCGGCCATGGCTCCATGCTGCTCTATTCGCTGCTGCACCTGTTCGGCTATGACCTCCCCCTGGATGAGCTGAAGAACTTCCGCCAGTGGGGCAGCAAGACCCCCGGTCACCCCGAATTCGGCCATACCGTGGGGGTGGAGGTCACCACCGGACCGCTGGGGCAGGGCTTTGCCAACGGCGTCGGCATGGCCATCGCCGCCAAGATGGCAGCCGAGCGCTTCAATACGACCGATTTCAAGCCGGTGGACCACACCATCTATGCCCTGGCCGGTGACGGATGCCTGCAGGAGGGGATCAGCTACGAGGCCGCGGCCCTGGCAGGGCACCTCAAGCTGGGCAACCTGGTCTACATCTACGATGACAACGGCATTACCATCGAGGGGAAGACCAACCTGGCCTGGTCCGAGGATGTGGCCGGACGCTTCACCGCCTGCGGCTGGCACGTGCAGAAGATCGATGGTCACGACTACGGCCAGATCACGGCGGCAATCGCCGCCGCCAAGGCGGAGACCGGGTGCCCCTCGCTGATCATCGCCACCACCCACATCGCCTTTGGCAGTCCGGCCAAGCAGGACTCCTCCGGCGCCCACGGCTCCCCCCTGGGCAAGGACGAGATCGCCGCCACCCGAGCCAACCTGGGCTGGAGCCACGCCCCCTTCCAGGTTCCCCAGGAGGTGCGCGACATCTGTGGTGGCAGGGTGGAGCAGCTGAAGCAGCGCTACGATGAGTGGCAGCGCGGCTTTGCTGCATGGCGCAGCGCCAACCCCGACAAGGCCCTGCTGTGGGACCAGATGTGGAGCAAACCGCTCCCCCCTAACCTGACCGATGAACTGATCAATGCCGTGGCAGGCAAGGCTGGCGCCACCCGCTCACTCTCCGGTGCCGTGCTGCAGAAGGTAGCCTCCCTGCTCCCCGCCCTGGCCGGCGGTTCCGCCGACCTGGCGCCCTCCAACAACAGCGATATCAAGGGAGCCGCATCGGTGCAGCCCGGTGCGTTCGCAGGGCGCAACCTGCACTTCGGCATCCGCGAGCACGCCATGGGCGCCATCATGAACGGCATGGCCCTCTACGGATGCTTCATCCCCTACGGCGCCACCTTCCTGGTCTTCTCCGATTACTGTCGCTCGGCCGTGCGTCTGGCCGCCCTGATGAATCTGCGGCTGGTCTACCTGTTCACCCACGATTCCTTCTTCGTGGGTGAGGACGGCCCGACCCACCAGCCCATCGAGCAGACCGCCTCGCTGCGCATGATCCCCGGCCTGCAGGTGATCCGCCCGGCCGACGGCCTGGAGACGGCCCTGGCCTGGAACGCCGCCCTGAACTACACCAATGGCCCCACCGCCCTGATCCTGTCGCGCCAGAACCTGCCGGTCATCGCCCGCGGCAGCGGCTTCTGCACCACCGACGTGCTCAAGGGGGGCTACCCGGTCGCCTCTCCCGAAGGGGCACCGGATGCGGTCATCATGGCCAGCGGCTCCGAGGTGCACGTGGCCCAGGAGGCGGCGGAACTGCTGGCGGCCCAGGGTGTCGTTGCCCGGGTCGTCTCGGTCCCCTGCCTGGAGACGTTCATGGCCCAGCCCCAGTCCTACCGTGACGGCCTGCTTCCGGCCGGAATACCGCGCATCGCCGTTGAGGCGGGGCGCGGCGAGTCCTGGGGACGGCTCCTGGGGTGCGACGGCCTGTTCATCGGCATCGAGCACTTTGGTGCCTCGGCGCCGGGAGATGTGCTGGCCAGGCAGTTCGGCCTCACTCCGCCCCAGGTGGCCGAGAAGATCGCCGTCTTCCTGAAGAGGTAA
- a CDS encoding hybrid sensor histidine kinase/response regulator yields MISVFIVDDNGQGMEKARALLRDHGYSVCDSDPEADDAMRFQFAMDRACIQVFWLFENGRLVYVNEAACRSLGYGHEELAGMTVYDISPHCTVEEYAALWQQTRKQGVDRFEAVHQTRDGRTYPVEIQSNFVEFEGCEYCCCFVTDISERKRAEEKLLLHEFCIEKASIGIFLISMDGRIAMANECACRSLGYSSDELCAMTVIDIDPAITVEKIRAIVEQLETNGSVTHETVHRHRDGTTFPVEITTNNIEFHGATYSYSFAKDISGRKQAEEKRKLLETQLHQMQKLDAVGQLAGGIAHDFNNILTAIIGFAEVMDMRMEQGAPLRHHVRQILAAAERAADLTQGLLAFSRKQVLHVRCLDLREIIDGLKKMLCRLIPEDIDFRVKTAATEMTVMADRGQIEQVLMNLVTNARDAMPGGGVLTIKTGTGVIDEEFVRTNGFGVMGNYALISVTDNGCGMNAETREKVFEPFFTTKRRGKGTGLGLSIIYGIVKQHDGFITVDSSPGQGATFRVYLPLAGREKEETREHRQTPLPKRGNETVLLVEDDEVVRELNRAVLEYAGYTVIETIDGREALERFREQSHRMDILVSDIIMPNLDGKALYDEIMKIRPDMKVLFISGYAEDALDARGLFESEHNFMPKPVKPSELLKRVREILDHP; encoded by the coding sequence ATGATATCGGTCTTTATCGTTGATGACAATGGCCAGGGCATGGAGAAGGCGCGGGCCCTGCTTCGTGACCACGGCTATTCGGTTTGCGATTCAGACCCGGAAGCGGATGACGCGATGCGCTTCCAGTTCGCCATGGACCGCGCCTGTATCCAGGTATTCTGGCTTTTCGAGAACGGTCGCCTCGTTTATGTCAACGAAGCGGCCTGCCGCTCTCTGGGGTACGGACACGAGGAACTGGCAGGCATGACCGTGTACGACATCTCCCCCCACTGTACTGTGGAAGAGTATGCGGCGCTCTGGCAGCAGACACGAAAGCAGGGGGTTGATCGGTTTGAAGCAGTGCACCAGACCAGGGATGGCCGCACCTATCCGGTGGAAATCCAGTCGAACTTCGTTGAATTCGAGGGGTGTGAATACTGCTGCTGTTTCGTGACCGACATCAGTGAACGCAAGCGGGCCGAGGAGAAGCTCCTGCTGCACGAGTTCTGCATCGAGAAGGCCTCCATCGGCATTTTTTTGATATCGATGGACGGGAGGATTGCCATGGCCAACGAGTGCGCATGCAGGAGCCTCGGCTATTCCAGCGATGAATTATGTGCCATGACCGTCATTGACATCGATCCGGCCATTACCGTTGAAAAGATACGTGCAATCGTAGAGCAGCTGGAAACCAACGGCTCCGTGACGCACGAAACCGTTCACCGCCACAGGGACGGCACCACCTTTCCGGTGGAGATAACGACCAACAACATCGAATTCCATGGAGCCACATATTCCTACTCCTTTGCCAAGGACATCAGCGGACGGAAACAGGCCGAGGAGAAGCGGAAGCTTCTCGAAACGCAGCTTCACCAGATGCAGAAGCTGGATGCCGTGGGACAACTGGCCGGCGGCATAGCCCACGACTTCAACAACATCCTCACGGCCATCATAGGGTTTGCCGAGGTCATGGACATGCGCATGGAGCAGGGCGCCCCCCTCCGGCACCATGTCAGACAGATCCTGGCTGCGGCGGAGAGGGCCGCAGACCTCACCCAGGGACTGCTGGCGTTCAGTCGCAAGCAGGTGCTGCACGTCAGGTGCCTGGATCTGCGCGAGATCATCGACGGCCTCAAAAAAATGCTGTGCAGGCTGATACCGGAGGACATCGACTTCAGGGTAAAGACCGCGGCAACGGAGATGACCGTCATGGCGGACAGGGGGCAGATCGAACAGGTGCTCATGAACCTGGTGACCAATGCCCGGGACGCCATGCCAGGCGGAGGAGTGCTGACAATCAAGACCGGCACCGGCGTCATCGACGAGGAGTTTGTGAGGACAAACGGTTTCGGGGTTATGGGGAATTACGCCTTGATCAGCGTCACGGACAATGGCTGCGGCATGAATGCGGAGACGCGGGAAAAGGTCTTCGAGCCGTTCTTTACCACCAAGAGGCGCGGCAAGGGGACCGGCCTCGGCCTCTCCATCATCTACGGCATCGTCAAGCAGCATGATGGGTTCATCACCGTCGACAGTTCGCCGGGACAGGGTGCGACCTTCCGCGTCTACCTCCCCCTGGCAGGCAGGGAAAAGGAGGAGACTCGCGAACACCGTCAGACGCCCCTGCCAAAACGGGGAAACGAAACGGTTCTACTGGTGGAAGACGACGAGGTGGTGCGTGAACTAAACCGGGCCGTCCTGGAATATGCTGGGTATACGGTGATCGAAACCATCGACGGCCGGGAGGCCCTGGAGAGGTTCAGGGAGCAGAGTCACCGGATGGACATCCTGGTCAGCGACATCATCATGCCCAACCTGGACGGAAAGGCGCTCTACGACGAGATCATGAAGATCCGGCCTGACATGAAGGTACTCTTCATCAGCGGGTATGCGGAGGACGCCCTTGACGCCAGGGGCCTGTTCGAAAGCGAGCACAACTTCATGCCCAAACCGGTCAAACCGTCGGAGCTCCTGAAAAGGGTGCGGGAGATCCTCGACCACCCCTGA
- the alr gene encoding alanine racemase, with amino-acid sequence MYDSRPTFAEIDLSALRHNFQLIRSSVSPQAELLAVVKADAYGHGFMDISRELERLGVNAFGVAFLAEAIQLRKAGIDRPILLLGGVYPGQERKCIGYNISTIVFNLEQARALDRAAAKLFRKAQLHLKVDTGMGRLGIPYAEVPSFLRELAALPHISLEGVVSHFASADELNESGRYFSRLQAERFAWALAETRSAGFAPRYVHIANSAAGLLRDIPGCNLVRPGIALYGALPSPDFQGQLDLRPVMRLKSRIAMLKWVEPGTPISYGRRFTTGGRTLIASVPVGYADGYVRALTNRGEALVRGERARVAGTVCMDWIMLDVTGVKGVSVGDPVVLMGPDDSGNCIHAEELAEAAGTIPYEIFCGISKRVPRVYLS; translated from the coding sequence TTGTACGATAGTCGTCCAACCTTTGCCGAGATCGACCTCTCGGCCCTGCGCCACAATTTTCAGCTCATCCGATCATCCGTTTCCCCACAGGCGGAACTGCTGGCGGTCGTCAAGGCCGACGCCTACGGACACGGCTTCATGGATATCAGCCGCGAACTGGAGCGCTTGGGGGTGAATGCCTTTGGCGTGGCTTTTCTTGCCGAGGCGATCCAGCTACGCAAGGCCGGCATCGACAGGCCGATCCTGCTTCTGGGAGGTGTCTATCCCGGCCAGGAGCGCAAATGCATCGGCTACAACATCTCCACCATCGTCTTCAATCTGGAGCAGGCCCGTGCTCTGGACCGTGCCGCCGCCAAGCTCTTCCGCAAGGCCCAGTTGCACCTCAAGGTGGATACCGGCATGGGGCGGCTGGGCATCCCCTATGCCGAGGTGCCGTCCTTCCTGCGCGAGCTGGCCGCCCTGCCGCACATCTCCCTGGAAGGGGTAGTCTCCCATTTCGCCAGCGCCGACGAACTGAACGAGTCGGGGCGCTACTTCTCGCGGCTGCAGGCTGAGCGTTTTGCCTGGGCCCTGGCTGAGACCCGTTCGGCCGGATTCGCGCCGCGCTACGTCCATATCGCCAACAGCGCGGCAGGCCTGCTGAGAGATATTCCGGGATGCAACCTGGTCAGGCCCGGTATCGCCCTGTACGGCGCCCTGCCGTCGCCCGACTTCCAGGGGCAGCTTGATCTGCGGCCGGTCATGCGCCTGAAGAGCCGCATTGCCATGTTGAAGTGGGTGGAGCCGGGCACCCCCATCAGCTACGGTCGCCGCTTCACCACCGGAGGACGGACCCTGATCGCCAGCGTGCCGGTGGGCTATGCCGATGGCTATGTGCGCGCTCTCACCAACCGGGGAGAGGCGCTGGTGCGGGGAGAACGGGCACGGGTGGCGGGAACGGTCTGCATGGACTGGATCATGCTGGACGTGACCGGTGTCAAAGGGGTGAGCGTGGGCGACCCGGTGGTGCTGATGGGGCCGGACGACTCCGGCAACTGCATTCATGCCGAGGAACTGGCCGAGGCCGCCGGCACCATACCGTACGAGATCTTCTGCGGCATCAGCAAGCGGGTGCCGCGGGTATATCTGAGCTGA
- the aroF gene encoding 3-deoxy-7-phosphoheptulonate synthase yields the protein MLIVMNHTATQADIEAVNQAVAEMGFSAAPIPGSERTAIGVLGNQGYVDDSKILELPGVQRVIHVSKPYKLVSRDFHPEDTIVDVAGVRVGQGCRPVVVAGPCAVESEEQIVRTALFVKKAGADMLRGGAFKPRTGPHTFQGLREEGLELLALAGRESGLPVVTEVMSPDSVGLVADYADLLQVGARNMQNFDLLRELGRIRKPVLLKRGMSATVEEFLAAAEYILAEGNEQVILCERGIRTFETATRNTLDLAVAPLIRELSHLPVMIDPSHATGKRSLVPPMTLAALVAGAHGVLVEVHPEPEKALSDGPQSLTFQGFERLMADVRRMTDFLGFARE from the coding sequence ATGCTGATCGTCATGAATCATACGGCAACCCAGGCGGATATCGAAGCGGTCAACCAGGCGGTGGCGGAGATGGGCTTTTCGGCCGCCCCGATCCCGGGGAGCGAGCGCACCGCCATCGGCGTACTGGGCAATCAGGGGTATGTGGATGACAGCAAGATCCTGGAGCTTCCCGGCGTGCAGCGGGTGATCCACGTCTCCAAGCCGTACAAGCTGGTCTCCCGGGACTTCCATCCCGAGGATACGATCGTGGATGTGGCCGGTGTGCGTGTGGGCCAGGGGTGCCGTCCGGTGGTGGTGGCTGGCCCCTGTGCCGTGGAGAGCGAGGAGCAGATCGTCAGGACCGCCCTGTTCGTCAAGAAGGCCGGGGCTGACATGCTGCGTGGCGGGGCCTTCAAGCCGCGTACCGGGCCGCACACCTTCCAGGGACTGCGTGAAGAGGGGTTGGAACTCTTGGCCCTGGCCGGCAGGGAGAGCGGGCTGCCGGTCGTGACCGAGGTGATGAGCCCTGACAGCGTGGGGCTGGTGGCCGACTATGCCGACCTCTTGCAGGTGGGAGCCCGCAACATGCAGAACTTCGACCTGCTGCGGGAGTTGGGCAGGATCCGCAAGCCGGTGCTGCTGAAAAGGGGCATGAGCGCCACCGTGGAGGAGTTCCTGGCCGCCGCCGAGTACATCCTGGCCGAGGGGAATGAACAGGTCATTCTCTGCGAGCGGGGTATCCGCACCTTCGAGACCGCCACCCGCAACACCCTGGATCTTGCGGTGGCGCCGCTGATCAGGGAGCTGTCGCACCTGCCGGTGATGATCGACCCGTCCCATGCCACCGGCAAGCGCAGCCTGGTGCCCCCCATGACCCTGGCGGCCCTGGTGGCCGGCGCCCACGGCGTTCTGGTGGAGGTGCATCCCGAACCGGAGAAGGCGCTTTCCGACGGCCCGCAATCCCTCACATTCCAGGGATTTGAGCGCCTGATGGCCGATGTGCGGCGTATGACGGATTTTCTCGGTTTTGCCCGGGAATAG
- a CDS encoding Crp/Fnr family transcriptional regulator encodes MELVEQLKQSLLFSGLSGDDLADLATITVRRRFAKGESLFCEGEQATGFYLLVAGSIKLCRVSPDGREKVLHFVKPRETFAEAAFFGDGRYPAEARAMESGEALFLPREGFMELMSRKPQLSLNLVVSLSLMLRQFVRQIEELTFADVTSRLASFLVRRAEEKAASYGGITYIDLGIKKGELASRLGTASETISRTLRKLKDEGIIEVQGSRVLIHRMDKLQKLCERHE; translated from the coding sequence ATGGAACTGGTGGAACAGCTGAAACAGTCCCTGCTCTTCTCCGGTCTGTCCGGTGATGACCTGGCCGACCTGGCCACCATCACCGTGCGACGCAGGTTCGCCAAAGGGGAGTCCCTGTTCTGCGAGGGAGAGCAGGCCACAGGCTTCTATCTGCTGGTGGCCGGGAGCATCAAGCTCTGCCGCGTCTCCCCGGATGGGCGCGAAAAGGTGCTCCACTTCGTCAAACCGCGGGAGACCTTTGCCGAGGCGGCTTTTTTCGGCGACGGCAGATACCCGGCCGAGGCCCGCGCCATGGAGAGTGGCGAGGCGCTTTTCCTCCCCCGTGAGGGGTTCATGGAGCTGATGAGTCGCAAGCCGCAGTTATCCCTCAACCTGGTGGTCTCCCTCTCCCTGATGCTGCGCCAGTTCGTGCGGCAGATCGAGGAGCTCACCTTCGCCGATGTCACCTCCCGGCTGGCCTCGTTCCTGGTGCGGCGGGCAGAAGAAAAGGCGGCCAGCTATGGCGGCATCACCTACATCGACCTGGGGATCAAAAAGGGGGAGCTGGCTTCCCGGCTGGGCACGGCCAGCGAGACCATCTCCCGAACCCTGCGCAAGCTTAAGGATGAGGGGATCATCGAGGTGCAGGGAAGCCGGGTGCTGATCCACCGCATGGACAAACTGCAGAAACTGTGCGAACGACACGAGTAG
- the thiC gene encoding phosphomethylpyrimidine synthase ThiC: MTQLEYARRGVITEKMKIAAQSEGVAPEFIRDGIAAGTIVICHNIKHLNGTPLPVGTGLRTKINANIGSSSDDTDMQKELEKARVAVKYGADAIMDLSTGGPVDEIRRAVVAETNACIGSVPLYQAALDAVRVKKKAIVDMTVDDIFAGIIKHAEDGVDFITVHCGVTRSTVERMKNEGRIMDVVSRGGAFTIEWMAYNNQDNPLFEHFDKLLEITKEYDMTLSLGDGFRPGCLADATDRAQIHELILLGELTQRAQAAGVQVMIEGPGHVPLQQIQANILLQKRLCHGAPFYVLGPLVTDIAPGYDHITCAIGGAIAAAAGADFLCYVTPSEHLRLPDVQDVRDGVIASRIAAHAGDIAKGVKGAMNKDIQMAKCRKKLDWEGQYSLALDPERARTLRESSPVSDHGACTMCGEFCAYKVMDDAMARQAAS, translated from the coding sequence ATGACCCAGCTTGAATACGCCCGCAGGGGTGTCATAACCGAAAAGATGAAGATAGCGGCCCAATCCGAGGGAGTAGCCCCCGAATTCATCCGCGACGGCATCGCCGCCGGCACCATCGTCATCTGCCACAACATCAAACATCTGAACGGCACGCCACTGCCGGTGGGAACCGGCCTGCGCACCAAGATCAACGCCAATATCGGCTCGTCATCGGATGACACCGACATGCAGAAGGAGTTGGAAAAGGCACGGGTAGCCGTTAAATACGGAGCCGACGCCATCATGGACCTGTCCACCGGCGGGCCGGTGGACGAGATCCGACGCGCCGTCGTGGCCGAGACCAACGCCTGCATCGGCAGCGTGCCGCTCTACCAGGCCGCCCTGGATGCGGTGCGCGTCAAGAAGAAGGCCATCGTCGACATGACCGTGGACGACATCTTCGCCGGCATCATCAAGCATGCCGAGGATGGCGTGGACTTCATCACCGTGCACTGCGGCGTGACCCGCTCCACCGTGGAGAGAATGAAGAACGAGGGACGCATCATGGACGTGGTCTCCCGTGGCGGCGCCTTCACCATCGAGTGGATGGCCTACAACAACCAGGACAACCCGCTGTTTGAACATTTCGACAAACTGCTGGAGATCACCAAAGAGTACGACATGACCCTCTCCCTGGGAGACGGCTTCCGCCCCGGCTGCCTGGCCGATGCCACCGACCGGGCCCAGATCCACGAACTGATCCTGCTGGGAGAACTGACCCAGCGCGCCCAGGCCGCCGGCGTGCAGGTCATGATCGAGGGGCCTGGCCATGTGCCGCTGCAACAGATCCAGGCCAACATACTGCTGCAGAAGCGTCTCTGTCACGGCGCCCCCTTCTACGTGCTGGGACCGCTGGTGACCGACATCGCCCCCGGTTACGACCACATCACCTGCGCCATCGGCGGCGCCATAGCCGCCGCGGCCGGAGCCGACTTCCTCTGCTATGTCACCCCCAGCGAGCACCTGCGCCTGCCTGACGTTCAGGACGTGCGTGACGGCGTGATCGCTTCCCGCATCGCCGCCCACGCCGGCGACATTGCCAAGGGGGTCAAGGGGGCCATGAACAAGGACATCCAGATGGCCAAGTGCAGGAAGAAGCTTGACTGGGAGGGGCAGTACTCCCTGGCCCTGGATCCGGAGCGCGCCCGCACCCTGCGGGAGAGCTCGCCGGTCTCCGATCACGGTGCCTGCACCATGTGCGGCGAGTTCTGCGCCTACAAGGTCATGGACGACGCCATGGCCCGCCAGGCAGCCAGCTAA
- the thiL gene encoding thiamine-phosphate kinase: MTTDTKLSTLGEFGLIDRIAAHVAGGEGVITGIGDDAAVTVLTPGMQLLTSTDMLLEDVHFRTTWHDPLALGRKSLGVSISDVAAMGAIPRWALLSLAIPAGFPLEFLDRFTEGFLAMAGEHGVTLIGGDTCSSKNGLVISVTIMAEQFPHLILRRSGARAGDEIWVSGTLGDAALVLSLLEDGAVCDEPSLLSRLLDPSPRTRVGHALAESGLVSAMIDVSDGLLADFGHIAQQSGVGGVLYLERLPISADFRRRASRFPSFPHHLILSGGEDYELAFTAAAENHEKIESIVKNSGIQATAVGIVTSFSGVEVVMEDGSRYIPRKPGFTHSI, from the coding sequence ATGACTACTGACACGAAACTCTCCACCCTGGGCGAATTCGGCCTGATCGACCGCATCGCCGCCCATGTGGCCGGGGGCGAGGGGGTGATCACCGGCATCGGCGACGACGCAGCCGTGACCGTCCTCACTCCCGGTATGCAGCTCTTGACCTCCACCGACATGCTGCTGGAGGACGTGCACTTCCGTACAACCTGGCATGATCCCCTGGCTCTGGGACGCAAGTCACTGGGGGTGAGCATCTCCGATGTCGCCGCCATGGGGGCTATCCCGCGCTGGGCACTACTCTCTCTGGCTATCCCGGCCGGGTTTCCGCTGGAGTTCCTGGACCGCTTCACCGAGGGGTTTCTGGCCATGGCCGGGGAGCATGGCGTGACCCTGATCGGCGGCGATACCTGCTCCTCCAAGAACGGTCTGGTCATCTCGGTGACCATCATGGCGGAGCAGTTTCCCCACCTGATTCTGCGCCGCAGCGGAGCAAGGGCAGGGGACGAGATCTGGGTCAGCGGCACCCTGGGGGATGCCGCCCTGGTGCTGTCGCTGCTGGAGGATGGGGCGGTGTGCGATGAGCCGTCACTTCTGTCCCGCCTGCTGGATCCCTCGCCCCGCACCCGGGTGGGGCACGCCCTGGCCGAATCCGGCCTGGTCAGTGCCATGATCGATGTGAGCGACGGCCTGCTGGCCGACTTTGGCCACATAGCCCAGCAGTCCGGGGTGGGGGGCGTCCTCTACCTGGAGCGCCTCCCCATCTCCGCCGATTTCCGCCGCCGTGCCTCCCGTTTTCCCTCCTTCCCCCATCACCTGATCCTGTCCGGCGGTGAGGACTACGAACTGGCCTTCACCGCTGCGGCGGAAAACCATGAAAAAATCGAAAGTATCGTGAAAAACAGTGGCATTCAGGCTACGGCTGTTGGTATAGTAACGAGTTTTTCAGGGGTGGAGGTCGTCATGGAGGACGGCAGCCGTTACATCCCCCGAAAACCAGGCTTTACCCATTCAATCTGA